Proteins from one Deinococcus sp. AB2017081 genomic window:
- a CDS encoding Gfo/Idh/MocA family protein: MSGRPLKLGMVGGGQGAFIGAVHRTAARLDGHYGLVAGALSSTPEKALASGRDLGLPDDRSYPTWEAMLEGELARPVGERIDAVSIVTPNHMHYPVARAFAAAGIHVICDKPLVHTSEQANDLLAVVRESGVVFAVTYNYTGYPLIRHARDMVAAGTLGEIRKVVVEYHQGWLATNLEAQDSKQADWRTDPARSGMAGAVGDIGSHAENLAATVTGLELESICADLTTFVPGRRLDDDGSVLLRFAGGARGVLMCSQVEVGEENDLRLRVYGTQGGLSWSQENPNRMEYTPLDGPRQLLTRGQGYLSPAAQAATRIPAGHPEAFLEAFANVYTGAAEAIRARQEGRAPDPLIALYPTLEDGARGVHFIEKTVESAQSDRKWTDARWSAPQ; encoded by the coding sequence GTGAGCGGGCGGCCCCTGAAACTCGGGATGGTCGGCGGCGGGCAGGGCGCGTTCATCGGCGCGGTGCATCGCACGGCCGCCCGCCTGGACGGGCACTACGGGCTCGTCGCCGGGGCGCTGTCCAGCACGCCGGAGAAGGCGCTGGCGTCCGGCCGCGACCTGGGCCTGCCCGACGACCGCTCGTACCCCACGTGGGAAGCCATGCTGGAGGGCGAACTCGCCCGGCCGGTGGGGGAGCGCATCGACGCGGTGAGCATCGTCACGCCGAACCACATGCACTACCCGGTCGCGCGGGCCTTCGCGGCGGCCGGTATCCACGTCATCTGCGACAAGCCGCTCGTGCACACCAGCGAGCAGGCGAACGACCTGCTGGCCGTGGTCAGGGAGTCCGGCGTGGTCTTCGCGGTCACGTACAACTACACCGGCTACCCCCTGATCCGCCACGCGCGCGATATGGTCGCGGCCGGCACGCTGGGCGAGATCCGCAAGGTCGTCGTGGAGTACCACCAGGGCTGGCTCGCCACGAACCTGGAGGCGCAGGACAGCAAACAGGCCGACTGGCGCACCGACCCGGCCCGCAGCGGCATGGCGGGCGCGGTGGGCGACATCGGCTCGCACGCCGAGAACCTCGCCGCGACCGTCACCGGCCTGGAGCTGGAGTCCATCTGCGCCGACCTGACCACCTTCGTGCCGGGCCGCCGCCTGGACGACGACGGCAGCGTCCTCCTGCGCTTCGCGGGCGGTGCGCGCGGCGTGCTGATGTGCTCGCAGGTCGAGGTCGGCGAGGAGAACGACCTGCGGCTGCGCGTGTACGGCACGCAGGGCGGCCTGAGCTGGAGCCAGGAGAACCCCAACCGCATGGAGTACACCCCGCTGGACGGCCCCCGGCAACTTCTCACGCGCGGGCAGGGCTACCTCAGCCCCGCCGCGCAGGCCGCCACCCGCATCCCCGCCGGGCACCCGGAAGCGTTCCTCGAAGCCTTCGCGAACGTGTACACCGGCGCGGCCGAGGCCATCCGCGCCCGCCAGGAGGGCCGCGCCCCCGACCCCCTGATCGCCCTCTACCCTACGCTGGAGGACGGCGCACGCGGCGTGCACTTCATCGAGAAGACCGTGGAGAGCGCCCAGAGCGACCGCAAGTGGACGGACGCCCGCTGGAGCGCGCCGCAGTAG
- a CDS encoding aspartate/glutamate racemase family protein produces the protein MRLLGILGGMSWTSTAEYYRVLNEEVARERGGLHSARVLLHSVDFAEVAALQRSGEWDAAGALLADAARRLEGAGAGALLLATNTMHKVADAVSIPLLHIADATGERLRAAGLTRVGLLATAFTMEQDFYTGRLAGKYGLDVIVPEADERAEVHRIIFDELCRNVIRPESREVYRRVMAGLVARGAQGLILGCTEITLLVGAPDTTVPVFDTTRIHVEDAVRRMLDDATTPQR, from the coding sequence ATGAGACTGCTGGGCATCCTGGGCGGCATGAGCTGGACGAGCACGGCGGAATACTACCGCGTGCTGAACGAGGAGGTCGCGCGGGAGCGGGGCGGCCTGCACTCGGCGCGGGTGCTGCTGCACTCCGTGGACTTCGCGGAGGTCGCCGCCCTGCAACGCTCGGGCGAGTGGGACGCGGCGGGCGCACTGCTGGCCGACGCCGCACGCAGGCTGGAGGGAGCGGGCGCGGGGGCGCTGCTCCTCGCCACGAACACCATGCACAAAGTCGCGGACGCCGTGTCCATCCCGCTCCTGCACATCGCGGACGCGACGGGCGAGCGCCTCCGCGCGGCGGGCCTGACGCGGGTGGGCCTGCTGGCGACGGCGTTCACCATGGAGCAGGACTTCTACACGGGCCGGCTGGCCGGGAAATACGGCCTGGACGTGATCGTGCCGGAGGCGGACGAGCGGGCCGAGGTTCACCGCATCATCTTCGACGAGTTGTGCCGGAACGTCATCCGCCCGGAGTCGCGCGAGGTGTACCGGCGCGTCATGGCCGGACTGGTGGCGCGGGGCGCGCAGGGCCTGATCCTGGGCTGCACGGAGATCACGCTGCTGGTGGGAGCGCCGGACACGACGGTGCCCGTGTTCGACACGACGCGCATCCACGTCGAGGACGCCGTGCGCCGGATGCTCGACGACGCAACGACCCCGCAGCGCTGA
- a CDS encoding metallophosphoesterase family protein encodes MRLAVFGDVHGNAYALQAVLDAIQTAAPDAVYNLGDTVWGAADPGRAWALQQEHAPPTVRGNTDERVAGMRDGKEAMRTWVRSQLPPEASPVLAALPTRVDVAGGEVRLAHGSPRSPWEDLLLTEEDGGHTRPAHVAEIRERLDGFSFETGGRVCVVGHTHRELLTVVDGVTVVNAGPVSRHKDGLPLGRWVLLTRQDGAWSVEFRRTPYDTQAAAAWAHAHAPADIAPDEATWLTTGREP; translated from the coding sequence GTGAGGCTCGCGGTCTTCGGGGACGTGCATGGCAACGCCTACGCGCTCCAGGCGGTGCTGGACGCCATCCAGACGGCCGCACCCGACGCCGTGTACAACCTGGGCGACACGGTGTGGGGCGCGGCCGACCCGGGCCGGGCATGGGCCCTGCAGCAGGAGCACGCGCCGCCGACCGTGCGCGGCAACACGGACGAGCGCGTGGCCGGGATGCGCGACGGCAAGGAGGCCATGCGCACGTGGGTGCGCTCGCAGCTGCCACCGGAGGCCTCCCCGGTCCTGGCCGCCCTGCCCACCCGCGTGGACGTGGCCGGCGGCGAGGTCAGGCTGGCGCACGGCAGCCCCCGCAGTCCATGGGAAGACCTGCTGCTCACCGAGGAAGACGGCGGGCACACGCGACCGGCCCACGTCGCCGAGATCCGTGAGCGCCTGGACGGCTTCTCGTTCGAGACCGGCGGTCGGGTCTGCGTGGTCGGCCACACGCACCGCGAGCTGCTGACGGTCGTGGACGGCGTGACTGTCGTCAACGCCGGGCCAGTGTCGCGCCACAAGGACGGTCTGCCGCTGGGCCGCTGGGTGCTGCTGACCCGCCAGGACGGAGCCTGGAGCGTGGAATTCCGCCGAACCCCGTACGACACGCAGGCGGCGGCAGCCTGGGCACACGCCCACGCACCGGCCGATATCGCGCCGGACGAGGCGACGTGGCTGACGACGGGGCGCGAACCGTGA
- a CDS encoding S8 family peptidase, translated as MTGDGVRGSGVLSALGTQAISAQAVIPGLLLVPTPAGQSDQAWAARLTAQGLSVQPDYLYSALAVPNDPGVPGNAGVNVVTALGTRKVYQTYLTRITAPQAWEFLSACGKTPAAATTAMLDSALESSHPDLQGRIVDSVSFLGATDSRTTEHGTATTGVLAATADNGTGLAGVTWSGSVVSVEVLSAVGASTSVLAKGVNYAVQKGAKVINMSLGTTKVRSDPALDSVLSSAAGSAVLVAAAGNTPGDGVYYPASHPDVIAVGAVGRSNSTLACYSARPSATLTRPLDVVAPGGASYGGCSSAAVTDDLLLLAPGGDYDLQAGTSFSAPLVSGVAGLMRAANPGLSAAQTRALLLESVNRTGGLPLLDAEAAVKAATR; from the coding sequence GTGACGGGTGACGGTGTGCGGGGCTCGGGGGTGCTGTCGGCGCTGGGGACACAGGCGATCTCGGCACAGGCGGTCATTCCGGGCCTGCTGCTGGTGCCCACGCCGGCTGGACAGTCCGACCAGGCGTGGGCTGCCCGGCTGACGGCCCAGGGGCTGAGCGTGCAGCCGGATTACCTGTACAGCGCCCTGGCCGTGCCGAACGATCCGGGTGTGCCCGGCAACGCGGGAGTCAACGTGGTGACGGCGCTGGGCACCCGCAAGGTGTACCAGACGTACCTGACCCGCATCACTGCTCCACAGGCCTGGGAGTTCCTGAGCGCCTGCGGCAAGACGCCGGCAGCAGCGACCACCGCCATGCTGGACAGTGCGCTGGAGAGCTCGCACCCGGACCTTCAGGGACGGATCGTGGACAGCGTCTCCTTCCTGGGGGCCACGGACTCCAGAACCACGGAACACGGCACGGCCACCACCGGAGTCCTGGCGGCCACGGCCGACAATGGTACGGGCCTGGCCGGCGTGACGTGGAGTGGCTCGGTGGTCTCGGTCGAGGTATTGAGTGCCGTGGGTGCCAGCACGTCGGTGCTGGCCAAGGGCGTGAATTACGCCGTCCAGAAAGGCGCGAAGGTCATCAATATGAGCCTCGGTACGACCAAGGTCAGGTCTGATCCTGCGCTCGACAGCGTGCTGAGCAGCGCGGCAGGATCCGCCGTGCTCGTCGCGGCCGCCGGCAATACCCCTGGAGACGGCGTGTACTACCCGGCCAGCCACCCGGACGTGATCGCGGTGGGGGCGGTGGGCCGGAGCAACTCGACCCTGGCGTGCTACAGCGCCAGACCGTCTGCGACCCTGACCCGTCCGCTGGATGTCGTCGCGCCGGGGGGGGCGAGCTACGGCGGGTGTTCCAGTGCGGCGGTCACGGACGATCTGCTGCTGCTCGCGCCGGGGGGTGACTACGACCTCCAGGCCGGCACCAGCTTTTCAGCTCCGCTGGTCAGCGGCGTGGCCGGCCTGATGCGGGCCGCGAACCCCGGCCTGAGCGCCGCGCAGACCCGGGCGCTGCTGCTGGAAAGCGTGAACCGGACGGGCGGCCTGCCGCTGCTGGACGCCGAGGCCGCCGTGAAGGCCGCGACCCGCTGA
- a CDS encoding N-acetylmuramoyl-L-alanine amidase — MNGHSTPRPDGTPARRRRPLLHATLLLIALGTAAPPAHAAPRIGTHDTYTRLVFDVPKSSPLDVTVTGSSVTVKLAGPLRPEQGPLKAPGVTAYAVSGSSVTVTFGSGYGRAKASILPASGSQGARLVIDVLKGASVASVPATPPRAAAVARPASTASVRRPRVVLDAGHGGIDGGMQSRWVTEKDVTLDIALRTRAELIRHGVDVVMVRETDRALASTKKKDLLARSQLATSGTVSAYVSIHVNAGASAAQGIETYYFGRPLAGSNRSLAVAENGGGSTGEELTRQAAGSAQNLLGDILSQAKLAFSRDLARRVQTSLISATGAVNRGVHTDAFYVIRNPTTPAILVEVGFGSHPVEGPKLATAAYRERLAQGLARAILDFLHTE; from the coding sequence GTGAACGGCCATTCCACTCCCCGCCCCGACGGAACGCCTGCACGTCGCCGGCGTCCCCTGCTGCACGCGACCCTGTTGCTGATCGCCCTGGGTACGGCCGCCCCACCGGCCCACGCCGCGCCGCGTATCGGCACACACGACACCTACACCCGGCTGGTCTTCGACGTGCCGAAGTCCTCACCCCTGGACGTGACCGTGACGGGCAGCAGCGTCACCGTGAAGCTGGCAGGCCCGCTGCGACCTGAACAGGGGCCGCTCAAGGCGCCGGGGGTCACCGCGTATGCCGTGTCGGGCAGTTCCGTGACCGTGACGTTCGGTTCCGGGTACGGCCGTGCCAAGGCCAGCATCCTGCCGGCCAGCGGCAGCCAAGGCGCCCGGCTGGTGATCGACGTCCTGAAGGGGGCCAGTGTGGCGTCCGTTCCGGCCACGCCTCCGCGTGCGGCGGCCGTGGCCCGCCCCGCCAGTACCGCCAGCGTGCGCCGGCCGCGTGTGGTGCTGGATGCCGGCCACGGTGGCATCGACGGCGGCATGCAGAGCCGCTGGGTGACCGAGAAGGACGTCACCCTGGACATCGCCCTGCGCACCCGCGCCGAACTGATCCGGCACGGCGTGGACGTCGTCATGGTGCGCGAGACCGACCGGGCGCTCGCCAGTACCAAGAAGAAGGATCTGCTGGCCCGCTCGCAGCTCGCGACCAGCGGGACGGTCAGCGCGTACGTGAGCATCCACGTGAATGCCGGGGCCTCGGCCGCCCAGGGCATCGAGACGTATTACTTCGGTCGGCCCCTGGCCGGCAGCAACCGCAGTCTGGCCGTCGCGGAGAACGGCGGCGGCAGCACCGGCGAGGAGCTGACCCGGCAGGCGGCCGGCAGCGCCCAGAACCTGCTGGGCGACATCCTGTCGCAGGCCAAGCTGGCGTTCAGCCGCGATCTGGCGCGCCGCGTGCAGACCAGCCTGATCAGCGCGACCGGGGCCGTGAACCGGGGGGTGCACACCGACGCCTTCTACGTGATCCGCAACCCCACCACGCCGGCCATCCTGGTCGAGGTCGGCTTCGGCTCGCACCCCGTCGAGGGGCCGAAGCTCGCCACCGCCGCGTACCGTGAACGCCTGGCACAGGGACTCGCCCGCGCCATCCTGGACTTCCTGCACACCGAGTAA
- a CDS encoding Rrf2 family transcriptional regulator produces MRLSATDVYAFQALGFLGTQDPGRWISSDEISESTGVHRPYLVRILAALTAKGVVKSKKGIGGGYALARKPQLISLCEVVRAIDGPVAPLSCISLNWHEPCVEEHRCHVRATVYTRMRDAMLGVLQEFSVQDLVADAAQGVSYGHCLGHLLKPNA; encoded by the coding sequence ATGCGGCTCTCCGCGACGGACGTGTATGCCTTTCAGGCGCTCGGGTTCCTGGGCACCCAGGATCCCGGACGCTGGATCTCCAGTGACGAGATCAGCGAGTCCACGGGCGTGCACCGGCCGTATCTGGTGCGGATCCTCGCCGCGCTGACGGCCAAAGGCGTCGTGAAGAGCAAGAAGGGCATCGGCGGCGGCTACGCCCTGGCCCGCAAGCCCCAGCTGATCAGCCTGTGCGAGGTCGTCCGGGCCATCGATGGGCCAGTCGCGCCCCTGAGCTGTATCAGCCTGAACTGGCACGAGCCCTGCGTGGAGGAGCACCGCTGCCACGTGCGTGCCACCGTCTACACCCGCATGCGCGACGCCATGCTGGGCGTGTTGCAGGAATTCAGCGTGCAGGATCTCGTGGCCGATGCCGCGCAGGGCGTGTCCTACGGCCACTGCCTGGGCCACCTGCTCAAGCCCAACGCGTGA
- a CDS encoding DUF1028 domain-containing protein: protein MTFSIVARDPQTGDVGVAVASKFLAVGALVPWVRAGAGAVATQSYVNPTFGPDGLARFQGGQSAPEVSARFQQDDPGIAQRQYGLVDAAGHSATYTGPDCHAWAGGVALPDVAIQGNILTGPEVVDAMLAAWQDTGGLALPARLLRALRAGDEAGGDRRGRQSAALRCSGPGRGYGGLSDDWVDLRVDDHPQPCHELARLLDIHDLLFGRPAQTRPLTAAELTWLRALLVRRGHAPRLPDGPWDAATEQAAWALYGTENLEERWVSGGLVDPVALAYLERQDRATQDGDSQSTA from the coding sequence ATGACCTTCTCGATCGTGGCGCGTGATCCCCAGACCGGCGACGTGGGCGTGGCGGTCGCCAGCAAGTTCCTCGCGGTGGGGGCGCTGGTGCCGTGGGTGCGGGCCGGCGCCGGCGCCGTCGCCACCCAGAGCTACGTGAACCCGACCTTCGGCCCCGATGGGCTGGCGCGCTTCCAGGGCGGCCAGAGTGCCCCGGAGGTCAGCGCCCGCTTCCAGCAGGACGACCCGGGCATCGCGCAGCGCCAGTACGGCCTGGTGGACGCGGCCGGGCACAGCGCCACGTACACCGGCCCGGACTGTCATGCGTGGGCGGGCGGCGTGGCCCTGCCCGACGTCGCCATCCAGGGCAACATCCTGACCGGGCCGGAGGTCGTGGACGCCATGCTGGCCGCGTGGCAGGACACGGGTGGGCTGGCCCTGCCGGCGCGGCTCCTGCGGGCACTGCGGGCCGGGGACGAGGCAGGCGGTGACCGGCGCGGCCGGCAGTCCGCCGCGCTGCGCTGTTCCGGGCCGGGGCGCGGTTACGGCGGCCTGAGCGACGACTGGGTCGATCTGCGGGTGGACGATCACCCGCAGCCGTGCCACGAACTCGCCCGGCTGCTGGACATCCACGACCTGCTGTTCGGCCGCCCGGCCCAGACCCGCCCCCTGACTGCCGCCGAACTGACGTGGCTGCGTGCGCTGCTGGTGCGGCGCGGACACGCTCCCCGGTTGCCGGACGGCCCCTGGGACGCCGCGACCGAACAGGCCGCGTGGGCGCTGTACGGTACCGAGAATCTGGAGGAGCGCTGGGTATCCGGCGGTCTGGTCGATCCGGTGGCACTGGCGTATCTGGAGCGGCAGGACCGCGCCACCCAAGATGGGGACAGCCAGTCCACGGCCTAG
- a CDS encoding 3-keto-5-aminohexanoate cleavage protein: MLKACLNGNRAPGSHPALPLTPAALAHDAAAVVALGVAALHLHPRGPDGLESLAAADIAAALQAIRAACPGVPVGISSGYWILPDVGAQLDAARLWAALPEHARPDFVSVNLHEPHAPALADLVLAAGIGVEAGIWNTAAVAVFRAWPRAHETLRVLVELPDVPEVEAVALADGLLRELAGVAPHVPRLLHGLERSAWPMIRLAGQRGLSTRTGLEDSAVLPDGSPAPDNAALVTAARAVLASAR, translated from the coding sequence ATGTTGAAAGCCTGCCTGAACGGGAACCGCGCCCCCGGCAGCCATCCGGCGCTGCCGCTCACGCCCGCCGCCCTGGCCCACGACGCGGCGGCGGTGGTCGCCCTCGGCGTGGCGGCCCTGCACCTGCACCCGCGTGGCCCGGACGGCCTGGAGAGTCTGGCGGCGGCCGACATCGCGGCGGCGCTCCAGGCGATCCGGGCAGCGTGTCCCGGCGTGCCGGTCGGGATCTCCAGCGGCTATTGGATCCTGCCCGACGTGGGAGCGCAGCTGGACGCGGCGCGATTGTGGGCTGCCCTGCCGGAGCACGCGCGACCGGACTTCGTGTCGGTGAACCTGCACGAGCCGCACGCCCCGGCGCTGGCCGATCTGGTGCTGGCCGCCGGCATCGGGGTCGAGGCCGGGATCTGGAACACGGCGGCGGTGGCGGTCTTCCGGGCGTGGCCCCGCGCCCACGAGACCCTGCGCGTGCTGGTCGAGCTGCCGGACGTGCCGGAGGTCGAGGCGGTGGCCCTCGCGGACGGGCTGCTGCGGGAGCTGGCCGGGGTCGCCCCGCACGTGCCCCGGCTGCTGCACGGTCTGGAGCGCAGCGCGTGGCCGATGATCCGGCTGGCCGGGCAGCGCGGCCTGTCCACCCGCACCGGGCTGGAGGACAGCGCCGTACTTCCGGACGGCTCGCCCGCACCGGACAATGCGGCCCTCGTGACCGCTGCCCGCGCCGTGTTAGCCTCGGCCCGATGA
- the pyrF gene encoding orotidine-5'-phosphate decarboxylase gives MTFAQAVTDRTRRLGTRLCVGLDPRAAAYRDVDHLRAHTLDVLEATAPLAACVKPQFAFYEALGLEGLVVLDEVCAAARTLGLPVLLDAKRGDIGSTAAAYAQGWLTGRHAGAALTVNPFLGFETLTPFVETAHAHGGAVFVLVKTSNPGQGDLQGSGVSERIAVEVARLCAGEPEGEYASVGAVVGATHAHDLPLYRSLMPRAMLLLPGLGAQGAAAGDLAGAFAPDGTGALASASRGVQYARDLDVTASVHAARQYRDDLNAALGVT, from the coding sequence ATGACCTTCGCGCAGGCAGTCACGGACCGCACCCGCCGCCTCGGCACGCGCCTGTGCGTGGGCCTCGATCCCCGCGCCGCAGCGTACCGGGACGTGGATCACCTCAGGGCCCACACGCTCGACGTGCTGGAGGCCACCGCTCCCCTGGCCGCGTGCGTCAAGCCGCAGTTCGCGTTCTATGAGGCGCTGGGCCTGGAGGGGCTGGTGGTGCTGGACGAGGTCTGTGCAGCGGCCCGCACCCTGGGCCTGCCGGTGCTGCTCGACGCCAAGCGCGGCGACATCGGCAGCACGGCGGCGGCCTACGCGCAGGGCTGGCTGACCGGCCGGCACGCGGGCGCGGCCCTGACGGTCAACCCCTTCCTGGGCTTCGAGACCCTGACGCCCTTCGTCGAGACGGCCCACGCCCACGGCGGCGCGGTGTTCGTGCTCGTCAAGACCAGCAACCCCGGCCAGGGCGACCTGCAGGGCAGCGGAGTCAGCGAGCGGATCGCGGTCGAGGTGGCCCGGCTGTGCGCCGGGGAACCGGAGGGCGAGTACGCCAGCGTGGGGGCCGTCGTGGGGGCCACCCACGCCCACGACCTGCCGCTGTACCGGTCGTTGATGCCCCGCGCCATGCTGCTGCTGCCGGGCCTGGGAGCGCAGGGCGCGGCGGCGGGCGATCTAGCCGGAGCCTTCGCTCCAGACGGCACCGGGGCCCTGGCGAGCGCCAGCCGGGGCGTGCAGTACGCCCGCGACCTCGACGTGACGGCCAGCGTTCACGCCGCCCGGCAGTACCGCGACGACCTGAACGCGGCGCTGGGCGTGACCTAG
- a CDS encoding ATP-binding protein, with protein sequence MTVPGTPLRVLIVDDSPEDTETFSRYLRRWPEHRVELHTAQLGEDALQLLTATPMDLLLLDYQLPDMTGLEFLAQAAPASPVIMLTGLGDERVAVNAMQAGAQDYLVKAQLRAEDLWRAAANATQRHALERDLRREQQRSQAILDSVTDGFLSLDHQQCVQYLNPAAEHVLDVSSAEILNRPIAAALPWLDATPLPAALHTAATERRTVTAELHDPHANHWLGARVYPAGDGLSVYLGDITPRRLAEERDRRATDRLRHLYGASLALNTVRLPGDAEQVIVEQAREVLGAQAAALALYVPSGDDAQLNLVATAGTTIGLPAPPSVLPLTAPHPLAHAARSARAQGVTTPATPITDARWTTLPIVQAGPSERVFGVLGLLDAQLSDADDQTLLLTYAELCAQALDRAALTEAERQHRVTLEHRVRERTAALERSNRELEQFAYVASHDLKEPLRTVSSFAQLLQGRHGAQLDERGRRYLTIVIDGAQRMFTLIEDVLAMARVSNAASPRTMDLGALLDDVTASLEPQAQDTGAQITADPLPSRSGDPTQFVQLFHNLLGNALKFRQPGVPPRIHVSARPIPGGYEFTVADNGIGIEAQYLQKVFTVFQRLHTRQAYPGNGIGLSVCQKIVESHGGRIWLESTPGEGTTVHFTLPDTPAAPA encoded by the coding sequence ATGACCGTGCCCGGCACGCCCCTGCGTGTCCTGATCGTTGACGACAGTCCGGAGGATACCGAGACCTTCAGCCGGTACCTGCGGCGGTGGCCCGAGCACCGGGTCGAGCTGCACACCGCCCAGCTGGGCGAGGACGCCCTGCAGCTCCTCACGGCGACGCCCATGGACCTGCTGCTGCTCGACTACCAGCTGCCGGACATGACCGGCCTGGAATTCCTGGCGCAGGCCGCGCCCGCCAGCCCGGTGATCATGCTGACCGGCCTGGGTGACGAGCGCGTGGCGGTGAACGCCATGCAGGCCGGTGCCCAGGACTATCTGGTCAAGGCCCAGCTGCGGGCCGAGGATCTGTGGCGGGCCGCCGCGAACGCCACGCAGCGCCACGCGCTGGAACGGGATCTGCGCCGCGAGCAGCAGCGCTCCCAGGCGATTCTCGACAGCGTCACGGACGGGTTCCTGTCGCTGGATCACCAGCAGTGTGTGCAGTACCTGAACCCGGCGGCCGAGCACGTGCTGGACGTGTCCTCGGCCGAGATCCTGAACCGCCCCATTGCGGCCGCGCTGCCGTGGCTCGACGCGACGCCGCTGCCAGCGGCCCTGCACACCGCCGCCACCGAGCGCCGCACCGTCACGGCCGAGCTGCACGATCCCCACGCGAACCACTGGCTGGGTGCGCGCGTGTATCCGGCCGGCGACGGCCTGTCCGTGTACCTGGGGGACATCACCCCCCGCCGCCTGGCCGAGGAACGTGACCGCCGCGCCACCGACCGGCTGCGCCATCTGTACGGCGCGTCGCTGGCCCTGAACACGGTGCGGCTCCCGGGCGACGCGGAACAGGTGATCGTGGAACAGGCCCGCGAGGTGCTGGGGGCACAGGCCGCCGCCCTGGCGCTGTACGTCCCGTCGGGGGACGACGCGCAGCTGAACCTGGTCGCGACCGCCGGGACGACCATCGGGCTGCCCGCCCCGCCGAGCGTGCTGCCGTTGACTGCGCCCCACCCCCTGGCCCACGCCGCCCGCTCGGCGCGCGCGCAGGGCGTGACCACGCCTGCCACGCCGATCACGGATGCCCGCTGGACCACGCTGCCGATCGTGCAGGCCGGGCCGTCCGAGCGCGTCTTCGGGGTGCTGGGGCTGCTGGACGCCCAGCTGAGCGACGCGGATGACCAGACGCTGCTGCTCACCTACGCGGAGCTGTGTGCCCAGGCCCTCGACCGCGCGGCCCTCACGGAGGCGGAGCGCCAGCACCGCGTGACCCTGGAACACCGCGTGCGGGAGCGCACCGCCGCGCTTGAACGCAGCAACCGTGAACTGGAGCAGTTCGCGTATGTGGCGTCCCACGACCTCAAGGAACCGCTGCGCACCGTGAGCTCCTTCGCGCAGCTGCTCCAGGGCCGCCATGGCGCGCAGCTCGACGAGCGCGGCCGGCGGTACCTGACCATCGTGATCGACGGCGCCCAGCGCATGTTCACCCTGATTGAGGACGTGCTCGCGATGGCGCGGGTCAGCAATGCCGCCAGCCCCCGGACGATGGATCTGGGTGCCCTGCTGGACGACGTCACGGCCAGCCTGGAGCCGCAGGCCCAGGACACCGGGGCACAGATCACGGCCGATCCTCTGCCCAGCCGCAGCGGCGACCCCACGCAGTTCGTGCAGCTGTTCCACAACCTGCTCGGAAACGCCCTGAAGTTCCGGCAGCCTGGCGTGCCGCCCCGGATCCACGTGAGCGCCCGGCCGATCCCCGGCGGCTACGAATTCACGGTCGCAGACAACGGAATCGGCATCGAGGCTCAGTACCTGCAGAAGGTCTTCACGGTGTTCCAGCGCCTGCACACCCGCCAGGCCTACCCGGGCAACGGCATCGGGCTGTCGGTGTGCCAGAAGATCGTGGAGAGCCACGGCGGCCGCATCTGGCTGGAGTCCACGCCGGGCGAGGGCACGACGGTGCACTTCACGCTGCCCGACACGCCAGCCGCGCCGGCGTGA
- a CDS encoding response regulator, with protein MNTRPLLVVEDSDEDFEAVSWALRRLGRTLPVERCVDGDAALARLREPGRPSPGLILLDLNLPGTDGRDVLAAIKRDPHLNVLPVLIMSTSVSDSDVRGCYDAGANGYLVKPVNFQLFMEQIGVMCSFWFDIAQLPVPVMPEQA; from the coding sequence ATGAACACCCGCCCCCTCTTGGTCGTCGAGGACAGCGACGAGGATTTCGAAGCCGTGTCGTGGGCGCTGCGTCGCCTGGGCCGCACCCTGCCGGTCGAGCGCTGCGTGGACGGCGACGCTGCCCTGGCGCGCCTGCGCGAACCTGGCCGCCCCTCCCCCGGCCTGATCCTGCTCGACCTGAACCTGCCCGGCACGGACGGCCGTGACGTCCTGGCCGCCATCAAGCGCGATCCGCACCTGAACGTGCTGCCGGTGCTGATCATGTCCACCTCGGTCAGTGACAGCGACGTGCGCGGCTGCTACGACGCCGGCGCGAACGGCTACCTGGTCAAGCCGGTGAACTTCCAGCTGTTCATGGAGCAGATCGGCGTGATGTGCAGCTTCTGGTTCGATATCGCCCAGCTGCCCGTGCCCGTCATGCCGGAGCAGGCATGA